A window of Castanea sativa cultivar Marrone di Chiusa Pesio chromosome 8, ASM4071231v1 genomic DNA:
CTCTTATCAAGATGCTGTATGGCTCTCTTAGCATAAAGTGTCTGACATAATGGTGAAGCTCTCTCCTTGAACTTGAGAATGATTAAGAAGAGTAGCCGGTAAAATATGATAAGAGCGAATAGAGCAGCTAAGTCCCACCACTTGGAATGATCTACTGGCATGCGATACAATTTTGTGATAACATCCTTGCCTTTCATTTTGGGGTCACCTGGTATTAGAGGATCGAATTCGAGCCCAATCAAGTCATTCTTGTAAGCTCCCTGGCCaattttggtataaaaaaaaaaaaattcaaaatcattcATCAGTACTGTGGAAGTTGGACTAATTATAGGATAAACTAATTAGTGACCTATTTCTTAAAGTTAAAGTAACCAGATGCAGTCAATAATATATCTCAAAACATTATTGGGAGGCCTAATTTTCTTTGGTCACAATTTTTTGGAAAGTAAATCATATAACAAAACCAAGTAAACCTTTCTGAGCTGCTTATGCTGTTATGCACCTAAAAGTATAACAATCTACTTAACATTCTGGGCCTTGGAACACATTTCTGGTtgtaaaataccaaaaaaaaaaactcatctaGCTAAGAGGAAGAAAGTAACTACTTTTACAACTTTCggtattgattttgatttatcttcatttttcatatttcatGAGTCATAATTGAACTAAATACATTTCTCAACCCCATCAGATACCTCAGTTGTTATGACAGCATTAGCCATGAGCAAAATATGCATAACTTATTCACATAGACTTTACCTGTAGTGACCATGAGCCATAACTGAGATAGGAAACTGGGTAGCGCCAAAATGGCTTGGGAAGATCAGACAGCAAGCGGAAGAAGCCGGAGGTCATCATGAATATTCCCTGCATAAACAACCAatagtgatgatgatgacaacTATGGCATGCTTAAGATGATGGAAATAAGACTTGTCTTAAGTATATGTTCTTACAATAATTCCTGCCCCTGTAATAATTCCCATGAGGAAATTTGGAACCAAAGAAGCTACAACCATCATGAGGCTCTCTATAACAGAAATGCTGGCATAAAGGTTAAGGTTGTAGTAGACATAATGAGAAAATTCCGGCCGGAATTTCACCATGTAGTATGTAATAGTCCCAGTAGAAACTGCAATAGCAACCAAGAATGGAAATGAAGAAAGGTAGTTGGATAGAATAAATACTGCTACTCCATAATACCCATTAAGCCTCTCTCGATGAAAAACCTGTTTCAAGGGGGGGAAAATCATGAGGTTAAAATGAGAGGATAGAAAGTCCTcagtagaaatttttttccatataaTTTCATGAATGAGGTTGTTTACCTTCATCTCTTCAATGAAGGATGGAAAGCCTCCAATTGACATAAATGTCATAAACCCTGTTACAAAACCACCACAGGCTCCTCTGGCCAAGATTGCTGAGTAGCCAGTGCCAACATCAAAATAGATAGTACCAACACATATAGATACAGCAATATAGATTACTATCCTCAGCCAGTAATATCCCACATCTCTTGACATGTTCACAGTTGATCTCCGTGTCAATGTTAAAAGTTGTTTCCACCAGCTTGCTTGACTGGGCCTTCTTGTTTCAAATGCAAGTCCTTCCTGCAAACATTAattcattcatattttttatgaacaataacAAACATATCTGACATCACTCAATAACAGTTTCacgttttgggatataattgtGTTTGTATATCAAACATATTAgcacaaatttcttttttacatgTTCTGGTGATATTTGTGTACTGTGGATCTTAATATGCAACATGCAGAAATCATCACTGGAATAAAAATGTATATCTAGTTTGAAATGCTTACAATGGTTGATATTTCACGAATCCTAGTTTTTGCCCTTTTTGCATATGTTGACCACCTGTACTTCTCAGAAAGCCTTGCTTTGATCTCTGCTGTAGGCAAATTCATTAAAGAATCTGATGAAGTGGGGACATCCTGTAATCAATGCCAGAGAATAATAATTACTAGGTATGTAGTTATAATGagaaactataaaataatagtTATTGGTATCAAACACAGTTtggaataaaaatgaaaaagatgaGGCGTTTGAAGAGTGTAAGGGGGCTTTCAGACAGGAGTTTATTTTGCTTCCTtccttcaacaacaaaaaattggtatagAAAGTAAATTTGTTCACAGTCGGCATGTTATTTGGTTAAGTAACAAAATGAGAACTACATAGCCTTTAAATTAACAGGAACATTCTACTTTGAAAATCGATAGAAACAGTAATAGCTGCTACTAGAATATAAAGGAAATTTATGAGAGCTCAGAGACAAAGTTTGGAATTTCTGGGAAGGTTTGCAAGGCAATTAGGATAATTGAGTATAAAACCTTATAATTGAATGCAATGTCAAGGCATAATTGATAGATTGCCAAATTTGGAAAGAAACAAAATGTGTCTCACATGTTTCTTTGTACTAATAGGGATATTTATGTAATCCTAATTCCTAAGTACAAAATATTATGAGAATATGAATTGTTGCTGCTGTCAAGAACTTAGAGAGGTTGATATCTCAGGGATTATTTCATGAAGGTGAGAACTTGGTAGTTCTCATATGAATCGTCTGCATTGGAAATTTCGGAAACAACTTTGAATCCTGTTACTTCTATCAGTGTTACACCAGCCATGCTTTGCTAATACGAGGCCTAGTGACTTTCATGACAAGATGGCAACTGTTACACCCTCAATCACCAAGAAAATGGATATTTTGAGTGAACTTCAAAGTCAAGTAGATTCTCAAAGATGTTCCACATCTAATATATAcagaaattaaagaaattgaAAGGGGATTTGCCACTGCATCTTCACATTAAACACAGCCACAGTAATAGATACCAAGTAACCATATACCACCTAAAGAGCTTGGCTCAAAGTAATACATACGTGAAGTCTTTGAGACCCTTTCAATGTGGCAGTTACAATGTCGAAATCTGAATTGACACAGCGTAGGAAATGATCAGAAGGATTCCTTCTACTTGGACATGGAAAACCCGCCTCAGCAAAGAACTGTAAGAATCATGAAACAGCTTAGATTATTACCAAGAAGATACACGTTAtgaattttaaatcaaattaaacctTTTAAGAGTGATATGTTCCTATTTTttaatacaacaaaaatttaatgtGCCAGCATCAAACTCTTATATTGCAAAGCCGTGCTTGTGATAAAGAGGAATATGTAAACTATTATACCTCTATTGCCATCTTTGCTTCTCCAAAATAAACAGTTTCACCACTAGACAGTAAGAAAAGGTCATCAAAGAGTGCAAAGACTTCACTACTTGGCTGATGAATTGAAGAGATAATGGTACGTCCATCGCGAGCAATATTTCTAAGAGTTTGAACTACAAAGAAAGCTGAGGCACTATCAAGGCCACTGGTGGGTTCATCAAGACACAATAAACTAGGTCTTGTGAGGATTTCGAGTGCAATACTTAATCTTTTCTTC
This region includes:
- the LOC142605626 gene encoding ABC transporter G family member 15-like isoform X1 → MEIEVASSFHRGGGGESSGGGGEKVVWNGGAQRGTYLVWEDLTVVLPNFGKNKPTRRLLHGLTGYAEPGRIMAIMGPSGSGKSTLLDSLAGRLSRNVVMTGNILFNGKKRSLDNGAVAYVTQEDVLLGTLTVRETITYSAHLRLPTKMTKEELNGIVEGTIIEMGLQDCADRLIGNWHLRGLSGGEKKRLSIALEILTRPSLLCLDEPTSGLDSASAFFVVQTLRNIARDGRTIISSIHQPSSEVFALFDDLFLLSSGETVYFGEAKMAIEFFAEAGFPCPSRRNPSDHFLRCVNSDFDIVTATLKGSQRLHDVPTSSDSLMNLPTAEIKARLSEKYRWSTYAKRAKTRIREISTIEGLAFETRRPSQASWWKQLLTLTRRSTVNMSRDVGYYWLRIVIYIAVSICVGTIYFDVGTGYSAILARGACGGFVTGFMTFMSIGGFPSFIEEMKVNNLIHEIIWKKISTEDFLSSHFNLMIFPPLKQVFHRERLNGYYGVAVFILSNYLSSFPFLVAIAVSTGTITYYMVKFRPEFSHYVYYNLNLYASISVIESLMMVVASLVPNFLMGIITGAGIIGIFMMTSGFFRLLSDLPKPFWRYPVSYLSYGSWSLQGAYKNDLIGLEFDPLIPGDPKMKGKDVITKLYRMPVDHSKWWDLAALFALIIFYRLLFLIILKFKERASPLCQTLYAKRAIQHLDKRPSFRKIPSFPSKRHQPLHSLSSQEGLNSPLH
- the LOC142605626 gene encoding ABC transporter G family member 15-like isoform X2; translation: MEIEVASSFHRGGGGESSGGGGEKVVWNGGAQRGTYLVWEDLTVVLPNFGKNKPTRRLLHGLTGYAEPGRIMAIMGPSGSGKSTLLDSLAGRLSRNVVMTGNILFNGKKRSLDNGAVAYVTQEDVLLGTLTVRETITYSAHLRLPTKMTKEELNGIVEGTIIEMGLQDCADRLIGNWHLRGLSGGEKKRLSIALEILTRPSLLCLDEPTSGLDSASAFFVVQTLRNIARDGRTIISSIHQPSSEVFALFDDLFLLSSGETVYFGEAKMAIEFFAEAGFPCPSRRNPSDHFLRCVNSDFDIVTATLKGSQRLHDVPTSSDSLMNLPTAEIKARLSEKYRWSTYAKRAKTRIREISTIEGLAFETRRPSQASWWKQLLTLTRRSTVNMSRDVGYYWLRIVIYIAVSICVGTIYFDVGTGYSAILARGACGGFVTGFMTFMSIGGFPSFIEEMKVFHRERLNGYYGVAVFILSNYLSSFPFLVAIAVSTGTITYYMVKFRPEFSHYVYYNLNLYASISVIESLMMVVASLVPNFLMGIITGAGIIGIFMMTSGFFRLLSDLPKPFWRYPVSYLSYGSWSLQGAYKNDLIGLEFDPLIPGDPKMKGKDVITKLYRMPVDHSKWWDLAALFALIIFYRLLFLIILKFKERASPLCQTLYAKRAIQHLDKRPSFRKIPSFPSKRHQPLHSLSSQEGLNSPLH